One genomic region from Vanacampus margaritifer isolate UIUO_Vmar chromosome 2, RoL_Vmar_1.0, whole genome shotgun sequence encodes:
- the LOC144044083 gene encoding MICOS complex subunit MIC26-like produces MCKCSPWERMSIPSRRIGHAWLPGIMLKVTGRLMAGAFALWPATVYAAAGDGKKPTPAKPLLNWEDLSLYAAPHQEKAACEESKTGRLEHCIATLRKLAEPYAAQCRTTYGRIEPKVQSVLGLGGETWTFLKNPPGDFYARVVIIASTGVLGLLLARRSRVKRVIYPAGLIATSASLYYPDRAVTIARFAGDTLYEGAVNGYATMENIIKPQSKKVEAGADSEGKR; encoded by the coding sequence ATGTGCAAGTGTTCGCCTTGGGAAAGAATGTCCATCCCGAGTCGCCGTATTGGCCACGCATGGCTCCCAGGGATCATGTTGAAGGTGACAGGTAGACTCATGGCGGGAGCATTCGCCTTGTGGCCGGCCACAGTCTACGCTGCGGCGGGTGACGGAAAGAAACCTACGCCCGCAAAGCCTTTGCTGAACTGGGAAGACCTGTCGCTGTACGCCGCGCCGCACCAAGAGAAAGCCGCGTGCGAGGAATCCAAAACCGGGCGACTTGAGCATTGTATCGCCACCCTGCGGAAGCTCGCGGAGCCGTACGCTGCACAGTGTCGGACCACCTACGGTCGCATCGAACCCAAAGTCCAAAGCGTGTTGGGTCTCGGGGGCGAAACCTGGACGTTCCTCAAAAACCCACCGGGGGACTTTTACGCGCGGGTTGTTATCATTGCTAGTACCGGTGTGCTGGGGCTGCTTCTAGCCAGACGCTCGCGGGTGAAGAGGGTCATCTACCCGGCGGGCTTGATCGCCACCAGCGCCTCCCTCTACTACCCGGACCGTGCAGTGACCATCGCCAGGTTCGCCGGGGACACACTCTACGAGGGGGCGGTGAACGGCTACGCCACCATGGAGAATATCATTAAGCCGCAAAGTAAGAAGGTCGAGGCAGGCGCCGACTCTGAGGGGAAACGTTGA